Proteins from a single region of Hordeum vulgare subsp. vulgare chromosome 6H, MorexV3_pseudomolecules_assembly, whole genome shotgun sequence:
- the LOC123401878 gene encoding uncharacterized protein LOC123401878 encodes MVELSCPSGSYPRMPFFVTPLARIPTPRCPGRPHRPSHGGHLDLLEGRFIHGAAESYLARHAPPPSVTKYTATAWSFQHTASTYLSSAKLPLCVVGYHSRQCGYFPPRCDSSERPLVRSSALGSLYLEKFR; translated from the coding sequence ATGGTGGAGCTCTCCTGTCCAAGTGGGTCTTATCCACGCATGCCCTTCTTCGTCACCCCGCTGGCCAGGATCCCCACCCCACGCTGTCCTGGCCGGCCACATCGACCTTCTCACGGGGGCCACCTTGACCTTCTCGAAGGAAGGTTCATCCATGGAGCGGCCGAGTCGTACCTGGCTCGCCACGCACCTCCGCCCTCTGTCACCAAATACACTGCCACCGCATGGAGCTTCCAGCACACCGCCTCGACCTACCTTTCCAGTGCCAAGCTTCCATTATGCGTCGTCGGCTACCACTCACGACAGTGTGGCTACTTCCCTCCCCGTTGTGATAGCAGCGAGCGGCCGCTCGTCCGTTCGTCTGCTCTTGGCTCGTTGTATTTGGAAAAGTTCAGATAA